The genome window AAAATCACTTCGGAATTCATCTTTAATCGACCTCCTATTTAACAAAAAAATAGTACATTGAATTTACCAGTCTTTGCTTAAACAAAATTAATATCAGCTCATTCCAAGTGAATGAGCACAGTGAGTAACTAGCTTATAAAAATAATTCATGGCAAACTTGTAAATTGATGACCTCTTTTTCTCTTTAAGTGACATATGGATACAATAACGAATACCTATTTTTCAAGTGTACTTGAGTATTTAGAGAAAAATGGTATTGATAGAAATACGGCGTTATCTGCAATTCAATTTGAGCGCCATGATGAAGTTAATTTCAGAGATAAAAATAATAGAGTGCCATTAACCCAATACAATGCTCTGCTGCACTTCGCTAAAGCTTCATTATCTGAGCCATTATTTGGCTTTTTTTTAGGACAGGATATTCGTACTGCAGATTATGGTTTACTAGGTTATTTAGTTGAGTCTAGTGAAAATTTGACTACTGCTATAAATGCCTTAATTCAGTACGACACCTTAGTTGCCGATATTGGCAAAGTGAAATTCTGTAAAAACCACAAATTTGCTGAAATTACCTGGATACCAAATCATAGCTGTAATGAGCAAGTTGTATTGCGTAATATGACCGCGTGGGTTGCGGTCATTAGACAGTTAATTGGTGCGCATTTATCACCAACAAAAGTTTGTTTTAGCCACCATTGGAAAGCTGAGCAAGAAGAAATTTTAGCTGCTTGGTTCCATTGTCCGGTAACAGGCAATTGCAAAACAAACAGAATACAATTCCCCTTAAATTATTTGACGCAGCCATTTCGAACCGAAAACAGCAATATTCATCAAATGTTAAAACAAGAGTCTGAACAACAGTTAGATCAATTACGTGAGCAAGAAAAGTTTTTCGACAAGGTGAATCAGTTTTTAATGGCTAAAACTGATTTGCAAGAATGTGACATTAAAAACACCGCAGCAAGTTTTCACTTATCAACACGCACTTTACAACGCCGGCTAAAAGAAGATCAGGTTTATTTTTCACAATTGTTGGATCTGGAGAGACAAAGGCGATTAAAGCTATATCTAGGGAAAATGTCTTTGGGACAGATTTCAACAGAGTTAGGTTTTAATGAACAAAGTTCTTTTAATCGCGCTTTTTATCGTTGGTATCAATGTACGCCTTTAAATTACTTAAAAGCATCTCTAGCATATAACGGCTAGCTCCTAAGCTTTGGTATACATTAATAATTTTTCTCATCTATAGCATTAACCAACATTACCTAGGTGTTAAATGTTAAACCACTGCAATTGCCTTTTGCTCAGGTTTAGTATTCACCCATTGGCTAGCGAGTAATGAACAAGCGGCGATACCTGCACCAGCATAAAAGACTAAGCTTGGACTGTATAGCCATAACAAACCAAAGCTTGCCGGGATCACCACTGCTGCTATGTGATTTATTGAAAAGCTTACGCCAGCATTCGAAGCTATATCTTTCGGATCTGCTATTTTTTGGAAATAGGTTTTGATCGCAATTGCCATGGCAAAAAATACGTGATCAATAACATACAAAGCTGCGGCAATATTCGCATTTTCAACTAAAGCATAACCGCTGAATACAAGAATTAATCCTATGTATTCAAATGTTAACGCTTTACGCTCACCAACTCGGCCAATCCATGCACCTATTTTAGGCGCAATATAAATATTCAGTAAATGATTCAGCATATACAACAAGGTGATATCAGCCACTGAATAGCCAAATTTTTCAACCATCATAAAACCTGCAAAAACAACAAATATTTGCCTTCTTGCACCACTTAAAAATGTAAGTAAATAATAAAGTGAATAACGTTTACGAAGAATTATTTTTTTATGTTGAACCACTTTTTCAGGAAAATGCGGCATGAATAGCCACATCCATAACGTTATGGTTAGTCCTAAACCACCTAGAATTACATAAGCGTTGATAAACTCCATAGAAAAATAACTGAAGGCCAACCAAATAAAACCGTATACAACTAGCGCAGCAATCGATTTTATCGAAATAAGTTTACCCAGTTTTTCGGGTGCTTCTTCTTTTGAGAACCACTGCAAGCTCAGTGATTGATTCACCGTTTCATAATAATGAAAACCAATAGACATGATAACAGTTGTCGCATATAAGCCGTACTCTGAAGGGAAGTAGCCGGTTACAGCAACACCAATAGTTAATAAACATAACGAAGTTAACGCAAAGGTTTGCTCTTTCATTATTAATAATAAAAAAATTGCAGTAAAAGCTAAAAAGCCCGGAATTTCGCGCAGTGACTGCAACATACCGATTTCTGCGCCACTAAAGTTGGCAACTTCAATGGTGAAATTATTCAACATAGCCATCCACCCCGAAAAAGCTAAGGTCATAACTACAGATG of Thalassotalea fonticola contains these proteins:
- a CDS encoding MFS transporter, translated to MSVQSQIHHPWKTPFVFLVLSSVVMTLAFSGWMAMLNNFTIEVANFSGAEIGMLQSLREIPGFLAFTAIFLLLIMKEQTFALTSLCLLTIGVAVTGYFPSEYGLYATTVIMSIGFHYYETVNQSLSLQWFSKEEAPEKLGKLISIKSIAALVVYGFIWLAFSYFSMEFINAYVILGGLGLTITLWMWLFMPHFPEKVVQHKKIILRKRYSLYYLLTFLSGARRQIFVVFAGFMMVEKFGYSVADITLLYMLNHLLNIYIAPKIGAWIGRVGERKALTFEYIGLILVFSGYALVENANIAAALYVIDHVFFAMAIAIKTYFQKIADPKDIASNAGVSFSINHIAAVVIPASFGLLWLYSPSLVFYAGAGIAACSLLASQWVNTKPEQKAIAVV
- a CDS encoding AraC family transcriptional regulator, which produces MDTITNTYFSSVLEYLEKNGIDRNTALSAIQFERHDEVNFRDKNNRVPLTQYNALLHFAKASLSEPLFGFFLGQDIRTADYGLLGYLVESSENLTTAINALIQYDTLVADIGKVKFCKNHKFAEITWIPNHSCNEQVVLRNMTAWVAVIRQLIGAHLSPTKVCFSHHWKAEQEEILAAWFHCPVTGNCKTNRIQFPLNYLTQPFRTENSNIHQMLKQESEQQLDQLREQEKFFDKVNQFLMAKTDLQECDIKNTAASFHLSTRTLQRRLKEDQVYFSQLLDLERQRRLKLYLGKMSLGQISTELGFNEQSSFNRAFYRWYQCTPLNYLKASLAYNG